The following DNA comes from Hordeum vulgare subsp. vulgare chromosome 3H, MorexV3_pseudomolecules_assembly, whole genome shotgun sequence.
catctgtacggtattaagttgcgagccccatccaaagtgtaaactcaaagcaacggacaactggattaacgaactatgtgtaaggtaaataaTCCTCGCAACCATGGtcccaagcaccgttgttttctccctggtggcaacaagcacatcccctagtctcatgtttctgtcactcaagctagacatcgaggggcatgaacccacaatcatgcataactctccctcttggagttacaatctactactcggccgaagcaataaaaagcaacggagaacatgcatgaatcactaaggaacataatataaaatgataataaaatatataactcataacaatctgaacataatctcataatccatcggatcccaacaaaccgaccatagcaatagcaagagaataacatggatgccttggtcatgtagggcagctcacaaggactaaccattgaagcacattggagagaagacatcacatagctactcgtcatggactcatggtccaaggaggactactcacggcacgtccgataaggtccatggcagtggagaagctcccacaggtcaatcctccctccggcacggtgctgggaagaggtctcgtgacgctcccgatctcggaagcgctgtggaggcggaacaatggagaaattcgcgattccagtaaGTCTGCAAGAGTTTCCTCTCAGGActttaaatataggccaaaggagggcaccggaggaggtgggacccatccaggcgacctcctggcgcggcctagggcctggccgtgccagcaagccgcctgggaggcccctcgccctcctctggccctccttcggtgatccggaagcttgtgtttcgctgattttttttaatatattttttctggattttttcgggcttcggaaaattgggtaaaagcccgtgcaaaatagacatcagcacacagaaactggcactgggtgcactgagttagtaggttagtccaaatatgtgtaaaatgatataaaagtatagcaaaacatataacaatgtcacccgaaagatcatggaacaagaagaaattatagatacgtttgggacgtatcagcgtcCCATGAAGCCATCACGCCATGACCACGCAGAAGCCACCACAAACCTCAACGTCGGCCTAAAGAACCAACGAGCGAAGGCCGCGACACCTACCATCTCCAGGCCCCCCCTCCCACGGCCGGATCTGATCGGAGGCAGCAGGCCTGCCACCACGAGGGAGCGCCGCAGCACAGGTCGGCCACCGGAGCCAGCCAACCCCTGCGCGAGCCGAAGCCCCGACACCACAATGGCCCAAGCCCCACGCATCGAACCACACCATATTTGGGTCGAATGCAGGGCCACCGCCGCCGAGATCAGGGCACGCCCCCGTCCACATCAGCCACTTCACGCCGCCGCATGCAGCATGCGCCCCCGCCGTGCCACCGCGTCCTGAGCCCGCGCCACGTCGCCGCCCGACCCAGACGGCCCGCGCCATCCAACGTCGAgcgggggaaggaggaggcccgCGCCGACCGAACTGACCGGGCTTTGCCGCCAGCACGCCGGGGCGGCAGTGAGGGGAGGAAGGAGTAGGGAGGAAGTAGGAGGATGGTGCTAGGATTTTCCCCCGACGCTCATGAGAGCAAcgcaggagggggagggggagggggcgttTACGGTGTAACCCCTTCATTCAGCCACTTGTGATATGGTGATTCTCGTCTAGGCCCTCCAAACAAAGCAACTATTCTTTGCCATGCCCTCCAAAAAAGAAACTAATTAATCTTCTCCCCCCCCCAAATAGAAACTATTGTCATGTGACATCGGAATAGTTTCTTTTTTTGAAGGGCCTCGGCAAGAATTAGCATATAAAGCACATGAGAAAAAACTATCCTCTATGTCATCAAATAGCGAGCGCTCGTTGGGTTGGATGGCCCACTAAGGCGTGGCTCGAGCCTCCTCTCTAGACATGTTTCTTTCAGTTATTTTTTTCTTTGGGGTTTAACAAAAAAGTGATtggtttcttttcttttatttcagaGGGAAGCTACTAATTCCTTTACGTATTAAAGATTTTTGCTCCAAGATTAAAATGTTCGCGaatttaaaatatgttcatgaattCCAAAATACTTGTGGATATAGAAAAGTGTTGAAGATTTGTTAAAATGTGCATGAATTTTAAGTTAATGTTCAAAAATATATGTTGTTTAAAAAATGGATTTCGAATAATATTtctgaattttaaaaaatgttcacaaactTTTAAAGAGGTTAACAAAATTAAAATGTTCAGAGTGTTTATAATAACTCTCATGAATTTTTAAAATGTTATCAAATTTTTAGTATATTCATTGACTGCAAGAATGATCATAATGAAATACATGAATATTATTTTAATTTTTGTGGAAATATTCATGAACTTTCAAAGGTAGAACAAACAATATTAATAATataaataaaaccaaaaaggaagaaacaaaaacaaaacataaagcaagcCAACAATTTTTGAAGGAaataaacaaagaagaagaaaagatatAACGATGACACTTGCGCAACCCCATACGCCCCATATGTGCTACATTCTTGTCGCAGTAAGCAATAAACATGGTTTTTCGTATTTCTCTTGACTTTTTTTGATCGAATTTTTCTTGTTGAGGTCTCTACGGTCAGTCCATAGAGTAAGATCAGTGAAGCATTTGCATTACAATTAGTAGCGATTTGAAGGATGGCACTTTAATTTTGTTCTTATTCTCTCTATGAAGTGTTATCCCCTTGATAATATTTATGGTTGAAATTTATGGCTACTAGGATCATCATGTGAACTCATATCTTTTTACCGCCGGCGGTTTTGAAAATAGCCAAGACTCCACCGCACACGAAGTGATTTATTGGACTAGGGGTCCCTTCAACCATTAATCTCTATTGCTCCATATATTCTTCACCTCATGGGAAGAGCAGAACACAAGGGACGTGGAGATTCTGCTCTAGAGCGCAAATGCACTCTCATGAACAGtggaatttcaaaaaaaaatgcgGGAAAGATTAAAAGAAAAAGTTGGTAACAAACGCCGCTGAATGTTCTACATGCTTGTAAATTTTCATGAAGGGAAAACATTCCTGATGCTCTGGAAAAAACAAAATCAGTGCTCAAGAAAGACTACTCTCGAAAGCATTTTGGAGTGTTGATTGTGTTGTTTTCATCCAGACCTCCGCGAATGTGATTTTATATCAAAAATTTGCACGTAGCAAAAAAAAgcaatttcataataaaaaaactgTTTGTAGAGGAGCATTTGAGCTCCGGACTAAAAAAAAAGGCACTCTCGGGAACGCAGCGCCATATCAGACAGCAAACGGCACTAGCCTCACCATCAGCACTCAGCAGCCAACCAGCAAATTGACAACAGGTACACGGCCTAGTTGCTGTTCTATTCCACAACTTGAGCCTGCTGCTTCAGTCTTTACACAGTGACCTGACTCAGGAGGCAGTAAAACTGTTTCTGCTCAACCCAAAAAGGCCGGCTGCTCAGCTGCCAGATCCTCAAGGGTTGAGCTCCCAGCCAAGAATCCAAGATGCCTTATCCTGTTATATCCGATGGCCTTTTGTCCAGGCATGCGATTGACTACCGAGCCAGTAATGCGATGGGGTTAGGCCGAGACGATATTTCTATTGCGATCAGGACGGCCTTACGTCCTAACCCAAGGCCACAGCCATAACCACCCTACCAAGTTGCCAATTCTTGTGCCTATTCAAGTCTGAAAAGTTGCTAGCTCGGCATCAGCCCACCGCCGGCCGATACATGTCAGCCTCCATTAGTATTTCAAATTCAGGCATTGACTTTGTTAATGATATCTTTTTGGTTGTCTCCTCTATTTTTTCCTTTAGATTAGATTAGACGTTGACTCCACTACAGCCACTAAAGCCCGGCCCGTCGGCAGCGTCAACGATCGGGAGGTTCAAGGCCATCTtcaagtcttcttgcttgaatctCCAACAAATTAGTAAGTGGTAGTATTGGAAAGTGTCAAGGCTGTGTGCATTTGCTTGTCTGTCGACATGCGGAAGCAAAAAAAGCGAAGTGTTCAAGTTGCCTTTAGCAGAGACCAGCATAATCTATCATTTGTTCGGATAAAGAGAGCAAAATGGTAACTCGCAGCTGATTCTTCAAGTTGAAAACCAAAACAAACCGGAACCGTCATCATTTTTGTTTCCTCAAAGCCTCTTGATTGGGCCCGACTGATACTGAATTCTGCACTCCTCGACAAACAAATAATAACAGAAAAGTGAATGCACAATTGGGCTCCTCTAATCCTATCCTGAGTAGGAAAAAAATGGTAGCTCCCGCTGTCAGATTTGCCGTCGCAGTAGATACTAGTATTCAGCACTTGGCTCCTTGTGCGATAAACCAAACCACGGCACTGTTGCAATTTGCGGTCTCTTTACAGCTGCAGCCTGCAAAGGAGGGTTCCCAGATGGTGGGTGCACCGTCACTAAACACAGACGGGGTTTGCTTAACCGTGACACTTTTCTAAGCATGCGACTTGGCTGGTTTTAGAGGATAGGGTTCGGTTCCAGGTTCCAGCGTCCTCTTGCACTTTTCCTCCACGGCATGACATGGTTCAGAGCATCTGTGCCAATGACCCGTCACTTCCTTAACGCATGTGCTTGAAATCAAATCACGTCCTCGTTTCGACTGATAAACCACCGAGACATGCTCTGTCTCGTGCGATGTTCATGGACACGTCGGGTCAAAGTAAAAAGAAAGAAATCATcactcatcagttcgtcctttcgTCGAATGCATATGACCAAGTAAGAAACTGTCAAAACGGTTGACCTGCTCCAAACATAGAGATGGTTCAACCAAAAGGAGTATAATCCCAATCTAACTGGCACTTGGCTTAACAAATGGCCAGTGGAACAGCTAGCCTTGGGATTCTGGAAGAAATGGGCTAATGTGATCATGTGCAGTTTAATGTAATCATAGGATGGTTTGGCTACTAACACTTTTGAAGACTCTGAAGACTTTTAAAGACTTCGTAGTAGTATAAGCTTACCCCGTATACCGAACACTTGACTTGCGCAGCTGCCTGCATTCTGGCGCGTATTGACCTGGGTGGGCCGTTGAACTCGAGCCGGGCGTCCAGTTCGGCGCAGCAACGTGGGCGAAGATGTCCAGATTTCGGTAGGTTTCGCGCGCCTGCCACACACACGCTCCAGATCTAACGCGTTCGCAACGTGCAGGCATGGCATTGGCATGTGCCACCGCCGACGTGCGCGGCCTGGGGGCCAAACCGACGCGCCCGGCGCGAGCTGCCGCCGAACCGAATCCAGCGCCCGATTCGATACCCTCGGCGGGATCCTGGCGCTCGCTCCTATGTGCGTGGTGACCATGTCATGCGTGTTCTCCGCCGCTTTGCGCCGGGGTGGATGAACCGGATGTGCGCCCACTGGCCAGCTTGCCAGTTTGCTCCGTGCTGGGGCGCACGTCCGTCCGACGcgtcccaccaccaccaccaccaccaccgttccCGTCCCAGATGGATCGAgcaagaggaagagagagagagggaccgACAGGGCGCCGGCATCTCCAATTCTCCATGCTCGCCGCGGAATGGAAGGAGCGGTGCATCTGACGCATACCCCAGAGCTCAGATTGCGGCCCGGCCTGGTCCTTTTCGGCCGGCCGCCGCAAGAACTCACCATGCCAGTGCGCGCGCTGGGGTTTCCTTTTCGGTCGGGGGAGACAGACAGGGAATCGACTGCTCCTGCACGATCGAACCCGAGCCACGCATCGCAGGGGACGAGGAGGCCAGCTAGGAACGGAGGATAAAGATATGAGCACAGTGTGTTCGCACAGCCTGAAACTACTACTGTACTGTacttactcctactactactacttggcATTGCCACTAGGTGCAGACAGTGGCCGAGTGCATTGCCAATTTGCACAGCCTCAACCGGCTGCTGGCATTAGTAAGTAGGTGACAGCGGTTGAATCCACTGCCGCAATGTACGTATACGTACACGGCTGCAAACCACTACTGGCACGGCGGCACAGGCAGTGTTGGGTGAGAGGCACCAACTCTTGGAGGAATGGGTCACATTGTACCTCCGGTCTTATCTTGAATCTTGACCCAAATTTGGTTTCCTCTCAGTCGTCGGCACAATCACTTGGGGATATTGCTTGAGTGCATAGTGGTAGTACTCCTAGAAGCCAAGCATGCATACCTACCAGGTTCGAGGGTGGGTTTGGTGGAGCAAACCTCTGCTTACTCCGATGACATACCATCAGTGTGTCGCAGACTCACAGGCCACAGTGTGAAAGTCAAAGCACGCACCCAAACCCAAAGCCCCTTTCGGGCGCACGCACGCTCGCGTTGACCTCGGCTTCTCTCCTGACACGCCTACACGATCATTATTATTACACGGAAACACAGAGAAGAGAATGAAGTCCTTCCCTCCCGATGCGAGCCGAATCACCAGCCACCGGTGCCGCGGCATTTAGCTTTCTCGGCAGTTGATCCGATCGCCTCTGACCGAGAAGCAGCAGCCACTAGCCCACTACGGCCTACGGGGTGTTGCACGTCCAATCTTGACCGGTGCGGCGGCACGGCACGGCACCGCTGGTTTAATTGGGCTCAGCTGATCAACTGCACTGACCCGAAAATTAACGACCTCAACCGGCGCCAGCCGCGGATTCATTAGGTTAGAGGAGGCCGTCGCATCGCGCGGCTGACCCGACCTGACAGACTCTAATGTAAGTAGTACCACGTAACACACTCGTGCTTCACATGCACCAGTACCTGCGACTATTCTGGCTCTTTTCTCTGGAAAAAATAAAAGCCTATTTTTGCCCTCCCCTCTATATACCGACGCTCGTGAATCCCATTTAATCACATGGAAATCACGAGGATGACGTCCCCGTTATAGAATGCAGAGTGGGATCACGCTGGCGGTTCTGCAATCCTGGCATATCTCGTGTTCCTCGTTCTCAGTTTTCTTCCCGAAAACACGCTGAACGCAGAGGGGGCATATTGTATTGCCGCACCGCCACCAAAACAAAACGAGGAGATCGATCCGCTCGGTTGGAAAAAAAAAAGACAGTGGGATGCATGCGCCAAGTGCCATTGGTGGCGACTGGCGAGCGAGCGAGCAGAGGCGATGCATTTGACGGCGGCATGTGCGACTGGCGCCCGTCGGTTGATTGACGCCGCGCGTTCCCACCCACGCACGCGCGCGCGCacgagaaaagaaagaaggagagaagaatggaagaaaaaaaaaacagcgTCCAATTGCCGCGCGTGGGTCGGACGCACATCCCACGCTTTCTGTTCTGCCTGGCCAAGTTGAGCATTGACACACGAGACACCAAACACCTTCCCCGATCGGCCCCCTAATCTAATCCCCACCCAATTATCTCCAAGTcgtcttctccttccccttcccctcctaacCCGCTTCCACGGATATATAAACGCGCGCAACCACAGCCCACCCAACGCCAACGCATTCCAgaccaacaacaagaagaagatcaCCGCATTCCAGAGCAACCACACATACTCACACACGCAAGAATGGCGATCGCCGTGAGCGGGCACTGGACGCGGCTGCGCACCCTCGGCTGCGGCGCGTCGGGCGCCGTGGTCTCGCTGGCGGCCGACGGCGCGTCGGGGGAGCTGTTCGCGGTCAAGTCCGCGCGCGGGGCCGACGCGGCGCAGCTGAGCCGGGAGCAGGGGATACTGTCCGGGCTCTGCTCGCCGCACGTCGTGGCCtgcatcggcggcggcggcgcccgcgACGGCTCGTACCACCTCTTCCTCGAGTTCGCCCCCGGCGGGTCGCTCGCCGACGAGGTCGCGAGGAATGGGGGCCGCCTGGAGGAGCGCGCCGTCCGGGCGTACGCGGCCGACGTCCTGCGCGGGCTGGCGTACATCCACGGGGAGTCGGTCGTGCACGGCGACGTCAAGCCGAGGAACGTGGTGATCGGCGCCGACGGGCGCGCCAAGATGGCCGACTTCGGGTGCGCGAGGGCCGTCGGTTCGCCGCGGCCGATCGGAGGCACGCCGGCGTTCATGGCCCCCGAGGTGGCGCGAGGGGAGGAGCAGGGCCCGGCCGCCGACGTGTGGGCCCTCGGCTGCACGGTCGTCGAGATGGCCACCGGGCGCGCGCCCTGGAGCGagatggacaacgtccttgccgccgTCCACAGGATTGGGTACACGGACGCAGTGCCGGAGGTGCCCGCGTGGCTGTCGGCGGACGCCAAGAGCTTCCTCGCCGCGTGCTTCGCGAGGAGCGCCCGCGACCGGTGCACGGCGGCGCAGCTCCTGGAGCACCCGTTCGTGGCATTGCAGCAGGCCGGAGAGGCCAAGGCCAGGTGGGTGTCACCCAAGAGCACGCTGGACGCCGCATTCTGGGAGTCGGAGACCGAAgacgaagacgaggaagaggaggTGTTGTCAGAGAGCCCGTCGGAGAGGATCAAGTCATTGTCGTGCTCCGCCTCGGCGCTGCCGGACTGGGACTCCGACGAGGGCTGGACCGACGTGCTCCGCGATTCGCCAGCAGCAAGCAAGGAGGCGGCTGACGTGTCCAGCAGGGCGCCAAGCAAAGTGCTCGGGTCCCCGTCCCCGGCGGTGCCAGCTGACGGCGTAGCTGTCGTCGGCACCCTTTCAAGTGATGAACCTGATGCAGAGGACGAGCCTTTCGGTGACGGCATCATCCTGGCCGCTGATCCTTCAGCCGACCGCCGTCAGATCGAAGCGTGTTCGGTTTCAGATGGAGATGTACTTTCATCATCGCGTACACCCTGTAATAGTAATAATCGTAATCGAATCGTTGCAATAGAAAAGTTTCGTTTCCCACAAAACCCCCCGCGCCGTTTCGACAGTCTCTCCCTTCCGTTCCCGCTCTGCTCTGGGCCCGTTCTGATA
Coding sequences within:
- the LOC123441843 gene encoding mitogen-activated protein kinase kinase kinase 17-like; this translates as MAIAVSGHWTRLRTLGCGASGAVVSLAADGASGELFAVKSARGADAAQLSREQGILSGLCSPHVVACIGGGGARDGSYHLFLEFAPGGSLADEVARNGGRLEERAVRAYAADVLRGLAYIHGESVVHGDVKPRNVVIGADGRAKMADFGCARAVGSPRPIGGTPAFMAPEVARGEEQGPAADVWALGCTVVEMATGRAPWSEMDNVLAAVHRIGYTDAVPEVPAWLSADAKSFLAACFARSARDRCTAAQLLEHPFVALQQAGEAKARWVSPKSTLDAAFWESETEDEDEEEEVLSESPSERIKSLSCSASALPDWDSDEGWTDVLRDSPAASKEAADVSSRAPSKVLGSPSPAVPADGVAVVGTLSSDEPDAEDEPFGDGIILAADPSADRRQIEACSVSDGDVLSSSRTPCNSNNRNRIVAIEKFRFPQNPPRRFDSLSLPFPLCSGPVLIVLGYVLRNFISTRRHGLSATKRAEALPFQPTGAPASAHAIPCVRLHSTLLINQSMASRGKKKASRAVEWESQRRRRGRASAQPKGEGKRKEKKRRRPYPPL